In Arthrobacter citreus, a genomic segment contains:
- a CDS encoding DUF1697 domain-containing protein: MEPTPYLVLLRGINVGGRNKVPMKTLKGHLEGLGYEQVLTYIASGNVLLESTEPAEVIGPRIEAALTENFKLDDEIVRVLVLDRGQLQDVVAHKPEGFGEQPGKYHSDAIFLMGIDPAEAMDVFNPREGVDAVWPGEGVIYSQRLSSERTKSRLSAIAASPLYKSMTIRSWNTTQKLWNLFQD, encoded by the coding sequence ATGGAACCGACCCCCTATCTGGTTCTTCTGCGGGGCATAAATGTCGGCGGAAGAAACAAGGTCCCGATGAAAACGCTCAAGGGACATTTGGAAGGCCTGGGCTACGAACAGGTGCTCACCTACATTGCAAGCGGCAACGTGCTGCTCGAATCCACTGAACCCGCCGAGGTCATTGGGCCGCGGATCGAAGCAGCCCTGACTGAGAACTTCAAGCTTGACGATGAGATTGTCAGAGTGCTGGTCCTCGACCGCGGACAGCTGCAGGACGTGGTTGCCCACAAGCCCGAGGGATTCGGCGAACAGCCGGGCAAATACCATTCCGACGCGATCTTCCTCATGGGCATCGACCCCGCTGAGGCGATGGACGTGTTCAACCCCAGGGAGGGAGTGGACGCTGTCTGGCCCGGCGAGGGCGTCATCTACTCCCAGCGGCTCAGTTCTGAGCGGACCAAGAGCCGGTTGAGCGCCATTGCAGCCTCTCCCCTGTACAAATCCATGACCATCCGCAGCTGGAATACGACCCAGAAACTTTGGAATCTGTTTCAGGATTGA
- a CDS encoding SDR family oxidoreductase, translating into MAAEVLVIVGLGGMGQAVMRRSGAGRKVLLADFNEELLETVAAGALGDGYDVVTQRVDVSSRDSVAALAASAAELGAVTQVVHTAGLSPVQAPVEAIWKVDLIGAALVLEEFEKVIAPGGAGVVISSMSAYMSGGSIPADVLASLATVPVDDLHLIPFIGGIDNPGYAYLVAKRANQVRVQAASIRWGARGARVNSISPGIISTPMGQQELAGESGAHMRAMIEASGTGRVGTPGDIANAVAFLLGSDASFITGVDLLVDGGAVAGLDTGQRQQVAG; encoded by the coding sequence ATGGCAGCTGAAGTACTGGTCATTGTTGGTTTAGGCGGCATGGGGCAGGCAGTCATGCGCCGCTCCGGGGCAGGCCGAAAGGTGCTGCTGGCCGATTTTAACGAAGAGCTCCTCGAGACGGTGGCAGCGGGCGCTCTGGGCGACGGATACGACGTCGTCACCCAGCGTGTGGACGTGTCATCGCGCGATTCGGTGGCGGCGCTGGCTGCGTCTGCCGCCGAACTGGGCGCGGTGACCCAGGTTGTCCACACTGCCGGGCTCTCCCCTGTCCAAGCTCCGGTCGAAGCCATCTGGAAGGTCGATCTGATCGGCGCGGCCCTGGTGCTGGAGGAATTCGAGAAGGTCATCGCTCCTGGCGGTGCCGGCGTCGTCATTTCCAGCATGTCCGCCTATATGTCCGGCGGCAGCATCCCCGCCGATGTCCTGGCCAGCCTGGCCACCGTGCCGGTGGATGACCTGCACCTGATTCCGTTCATCGGCGGAATCGACAACCCCGGGTACGCCTACCTGGTCGCAAAGCGCGCCAACCAGGTCCGCGTCCAGGCGGCCAGCATTCGCTGGGGTGCGCGCGGGGCGCGCGTGAACAGCATCAGCCCCGGCATCATCTCCACGCCCATGGGCCAGCAGGAGCTCGCCGGCGAATCCGGTGCCCACATGCGCGCCATGATCGAGGCATCGGGCACCGGACGTGTGGGCACTCCGGGCGACATCGCCAACGCAGTTGCCTTCCTCCTCGGCTCCGATGCCAGCTTCATCACGGGGGTGGATCTGCTGGTCGACGGCGGTGCCGTGGCCGGCCTCGATACCGGGCAGCGCCAACAAGTGGCCGGCTGA
- a CDS encoding TM2 domain-containing protein — protein sequence MSENKPGPASSEDQQEMPAPTPPPSVEHEGTDQGHQGQPETGLPQQGQGYPQQGYPAAPGQPYPQQGYPQQGQPYQQPGYPAPGQAYPQPGYGPGPYAQGPYGQPYIEQKSRLVAGLLGIFLGGLGIHRFYLGHIGLGVVQLVLSLVTFGIASLWGFIEGIMILCGAQMFRADARGVPLKE from the coding sequence ATGTCAGAGAACAAGCCGGGCCCGGCCTCCAGCGAAGATCAGCAGGAGATGCCTGCTCCAACACCCCCGCCTTCCGTGGAACATGAAGGCACGGACCAGGGACATCAGGGACAGCCCGAGACCGGTTTACCGCAGCAGGGGCAGGGCTACCCGCAGCAGGGATACCCCGCGGCGCCCGGCCAGCCCTATCCCCAGCAGGGATATCCGCAGCAGGGCCAGCCCTACCAGCAGCCCGGATACCCGGCACCGGGACAGGCGTACCCCCAGCCGGGGTACGGACCGGGCCCGTACGCACAGGGCCCCTATGGCCAGCCTTATATCGAACAAAAGTCCCGGCTGGTGGCGGGGTTGCTGGGCATCTTCCTGGGCGGCTTGGGAATCCACCGCTTCTACCTCGGACACATTGGGCTGGGCGTCGTCCAGCTGGTGCTTTCGCTGGTCACTTTCGGCATCGCGTCGCTTTGGGGCTTCATCGAAGGCATCATGATCCTTTGCGGTGCACAAATGTTCCGCGCCGATGCCCGGGGCGTCCCGCTGAAGGAGTAG